From one Macellibacteroides fermentans genomic stretch:
- a CDS encoding family 43 glycosylhydrolase yields MKRLLLILFVGCLSVATFAQRPAMMFGDTSRIGVPYSKDPHVVNFKGNYLMYYSIPPLKGDPSSGWNIGIARSKDLNNWTKVGEITPAPGADYEKKGLCAPGALVKDGKVHLFYQTYGNGKDDAICHAVSQDGIHFDRNPTNPIFRPTGDWNCGRAIDAEVFEFKGRYFLYFATRDKEYQIQMQGVATAPVNSDFSREDWVQAADSSILYPKYPWEGKCIEGASIAQKGDKLYMFYAGSYNNAPQQIGVAEGTDGIVWKRLSDEPFVRNGKPGEWNSSESGHPHIFTDVDGRTYLFYQGNNDNGKTWYITQNEVIWRDGKPGLQ; encoded by the coding sequence ATGAAAAGACTATTATTGATTTTATTCGTTGGATGCCTTTCTGTTGCTACTTTTGCCCAAAGGCCTGCCATGATGTTTGGCGATACATCCCGTATCGGAGTCCCTTATTCAAAAGATCCTCATGTGGTTAATTTTAAGGGGAACTATCTTATGTATTATTCGATACCGCCACTAAAGGGCGATCCGTCGTCCGGATGGAACATAGGTATAGCCCGTAGCAAAGATCTGAACAATTGGACCAAGGTGGGAGAAATCACTCCGGCACCCGGAGCCGATTACGAAAAGAAGGGTCTGTGTGCTCCAGGGGCTTTAGTAAAGGATGGAAAGGTGCATCTGTTCTACCAGACGTATGGAAATGGGAAAGATGATGCAATCTGCCACGCAGTATCGCAGGATGGAATTCATTTTGACAGGAATCCTACGAATCCTATTTTCCGGCCGACTGGCGACTGGAATTGCGGACGGGCAATCGATGCCGAAGTATTCGAGTTTAAAGGTCGTTATTTCCTGTATTTTGCAACACGAGATAAGGAGTATCAGATCCAGATGCAAGGGGTTGCTACAGCACCTGTTAACTCAGACTTCAGCCGTGAGGACTGGGTGCAGGCAGCCGACTCTTCTATTTTATATCCAAAATATCCCTGGGAGGGAAAATGTATTGAAGGTGCTTCCATTGCCCAAAAAGGAGATAAGCTATACATGTTCTATGCCGGTTCTTACAATAATGCTCCGCAGCAGATCGGTGTGGCTGAGGGTACGGACGGGATTGTATGGAAACGATTAAGCGATGAACCGTTTGTAAGAAACGGAAAGCCCGGGGAGTGGAACTCCAGCGAATCGGGGCATCCACATATCTTTACTGATGTTGACGGTCGTACTTATCTGTTTTATCAGGGTAACAACGATAATGGTAAAACTTGGTATATAACACAAAATGAGGTGATCTGGAGGGATGGAAAGCCCGGCTTGCAATAG
- the secG gene encoding preprotein translocase subunit SecG has product MYVFISILILIASILLILIVLVQNSKGGGLASGFSSSNQIMGVRKTTDFLEKATWGLAGFVIVLSIVITAFIPRDQHASQSEINQQVNEAVTIDPNTIAPDFGTAQQPATAPEATPEEEAPKK; this is encoded by the coding sequence ATGTACGTATTTATTTCTATCTTAATCTTGATCGCGTCCATACTATTAATTCTGATCGTACTCGTACAGAACTCAAAAGGAGGAGGTTTGGCATCAGGATTCTCTTCTTCTAACCAGATTATGGGTGTAAGAAAAACAACCGATTTTCTTGAAAAAGCTACATGGGGTCTGGCTGGATTTGTAATTGTTTTGAGTATTGTAATCACAGCATTTATTCCCAGAGATCAGCACGCTTCACAATCTGAAATCAATCAGCAGGTAAACGAAGCAGTAACTATCGATCCTAATACAATTGCTCCTGATTTCGGAACAGCTCAACAGCCAGCAACAGCTCCTGAAGCTACTCCTGAAGAAGAAGCTCCAAAAAAATAA
- the lptE gene encoding LPS assembly lipoprotein LptE produces MLLKYKVAVVCFFIILFTACSISYKFNGASIDYSKVKTITIKDFPNQASFVPYPPLAQVFTEGMKDIYVRQTRLSLAPANGDLELEGEIISCDLTPMAVKEDAYSSRTKLTLTVRVRYTNRTKPDEDFEQTFSAYREFDSNDMLQNVQETLFKEINEELADQIYNATVANW; encoded by the coding sequence ATGTTGCTAAAATATAAAGTCGCAGTAGTCTGTTTTTTTATCATCCTTTTTACTGCCTGTTCAATTTCCTATAAGTTTAACGGAGCTTCGATAGACTATTCAAAAGTAAAGACGATAACTATTAAGGATTTTCCTAATCAGGCATCGTTTGTTCCCTATCCACCCCTTGCACAGGTTTTTACGGAAGGGATGAAAGATATATATGTACGTCAGACTCGTTTATCGCTTGCTCCCGCTAACGGCGATTTGGAACTTGAGGGCGAAATTATCAGTTGCGACCTTACACCTATGGCTGTTAAAGAGGATGCCTATTCATCCAGAACAAAGCTTACGCTAACAGTAAGAGTAAGATACACGAACAGAACCAAACCTGATGAAGATTTTGAACAGACTTTCTCTGCTTACAGAGAGTTTGATAGCAACGACATGCTTCAAAATGTACAGGAAACCCTGTTTAAGGAAATAAATGAGGAGCTTGCCGATCAAATTTATAATGCAACCGTAGCTAACTGGTAA
- a CDS encoding sigma-54 interaction domain-containing protein: MKVDLQQIKQRFGIIGNNTALNRAIDIALQVAPTDLSVLITGESGVGKETFPQIIHQNSPRKHGQYIAVNCGAIPAGTIDSELFGHEKGSFTDARSERKGYFEVADGGTLFLDEVGELPLQTQAYLLRVLESGEFMRVGSSKVQKTNVRIVAATNVNLAQAVSQGKFREDLYYRLNTIPIQIPPLRERSEDILLLFRKFASDCAEKYRMPSIRLDDDARMLLINYRWPGNVRELKNITERISVIEENRDISAEVLRLYLPNVEMEKFPVLVKHEAEQKVFNSEREILYQVLFDMKKDVTELKKLVHEIMNGGVQLPVVDEPSYVQPHSIHSMPSIQDAEPYEEETLSLEEVEKEMIRKALEKHNGRRKNAAADLKISERTLYRKIKEYNLE, encoded by the coding sequence ATGAAGGTAGATTTGCAACAAATAAAACAGCGCTTTGGTATAATAGGCAATAATACGGCCTTGAACCGGGCGATTGATATAGCATTACAAGTGGCTCCGACAGATTTATCTGTTCTGATTACAGGAGAAAGTGGTGTGGGAAAAGAGACTTTCCCACAGATTATACATCAAAATAGTCCCCGTAAACATGGACAGTATATTGCTGTGAATTGTGGTGCAATTCCTGCGGGAACAATCGATTCTGAGCTTTTCGGACACGAAAAGGGATCCTTTACGGATGCCCGTTCCGAGCGTAAAGGGTATTTTGAAGTGGCAGATGGCGGTACACTTTTTCTGGATGAAGTAGGAGAGTTACCGCTTCAGACCCAAGCATATTTGTTACGCGTGTTAGAATCGGGCGAATTTATGAGGGTAGGTTCTTCTAAAGTTCAAAAAACGAATGTAAGAATTGTTGCTGCAACGAATGTAAACCTGGCTCAAGCCGTATCTCAGGGAAAATTTCGTGAAGACTTGTATTATCGATTGAACACAATTCCTATCCAGATACCCCCATTGCGCGAACGATCTGAAGATATCCTTCTTCTTTTTAGAAAGTTTGCCAGCGACTGTGCCGAGAAGTATAGAATGCCCTCCATCCGTTTAGACGATGATGCACGTATGTTGCTTATTAATTACCGTTGGCCGGGGAACGTACGTGAATTGAAGAATATCACCGAAAGGATTTCTGTAATTGAGGAGAACCGGGATATTTCGGCCGAAGTACTTAGGCTATATCTTCCCAATGTGGAAATGGAGAAATTCCCTGTTTTGGTAAAGCATGAAGCCGAACAAAAGGTTTTTAACAGTGAAAGAGAAATTCTGTATCAGGTTCTTTTCGATATGAAGAAAGATGTTACGGAACTTAAAAAATTAGTTCACGAAATAATGAATGGAGGTGTACAGCTTCCGGTTGTGGATGAACCAAGTTATGTACAACCTCATTCCATCCATTCTATGCCTTCTATTCAGGATGCCGAGCCGTACGAAGAAGAAACATTATCACTTGAAGAGGTGGAAAAAGAGATGATACGCAAAGCTTTGGAGAAGCACAACGGACGACGTAAGAATGCCGCGGCAGATCTTAAGATTTCGGAACGAACCCTGTATAGGAAAATTAAAGAATATAATCTCGAATAG